Proteins encoded within one genomic window of Oryza glaberrima chromosome 12, OglaRS2, whole genome shotgun sequence:
- the LOC127758077 gene encoding uncharacterized protein LOC127758077: MHIHRLLSSPHSQWHLSQRRALFDLFFFFFSLHSVCLPSQAAATKMDTARRRPRRVPAFGEWNYYHGGDELPSAAAAGGAPDDQEASSDVWFRYSPAPRKPAPKKARRRAADNRQKPVGGGNKRRPARTSSSDSGAATAASNTPAKLQQAAATAKVAVVRRPPAVDADLYQVPPPDFLPGEPIRRKKAGRSMWMGCLGLSC, translated from the exons ATGCACATCCATCGTCTCTTGTCCAGTCCACACAGCCAGTGGCATCTCAGTCAGAGGAGAGCACTCttcgatctcttcttcttcttcttctcactGCATTCTGTCTGTCTCCCATCCCAGGCAGCAGCCACCAAAATGGAT acggcgaggcggcggccgcggcgggtgCCGGCGTTCGGGGAGTGGAACTACTACCACGGCGGGGACGAgctgccgtcggcggcggcagccggcggggcGCCGGACGACCAGGAGGCCAGCAGCGACGTCTGGTTCAGGTACTCGCCGGCCCCGCGCAAGCCGGCGCCCAAGAAGGccaggaggagggcggcggatAATCGCCAGAAGCCCGTCGGCGGAGGCAACAAGCGGAGACCGgcgaggacgtcgtcgtcggactccggggctgcgacggcggcgtcgaacaCGCCTGCCAAGCTGCAGCAGGCCGCCGCCACAGcgaaggtggcggtggtgcggcggccgccggcagTCGATGCCGACCTGTACCAGGTGCCCCCGCCGGACTTCCTGCCCGGCGAGCCGATTCGAAGG AAGAAGGCAGGCAGGAGCATGTGGATGGGCTGCTTGGGCCTCAGCTGCTGA